In the Castanea sativa chloroplast, complete genome genome, TTATTAGTTCGATAGTTATTAATTCATACTATGGGACAGTCCGTTTTTTTGACTACTAACCCTACAAAAACCAACGAGTCACACACTAAGCATAGCAATTATATCAATATAAAAAAATGAATTGAATTTTTATTCAACCTTATAGAATTGCCCATTTTTTTTTTGATTTAACAGAAAAAGAATGAAAGAGTTTGTCATTTTTTGCTTTTTTATTTCCGATAGAACGTAAAGACAGGTCAAATAAAGGCTTAGGCTTCCTCGTCTACAAATATCCAAATTTTGATGCCTAATACCCCATAGATAGTTCCAACTGCATAGGAACAATAATCAATTTTAGCTCGAATGGTTTGTAGAGGAACTCTACCCTCTCTGATCCATTCGACACGCGCAATCTCTTTTCCGTCGATACGTCCTGCAATTTGTACTTGAATTCCTTTTGTACCTGCTTGTTCAGTTAATTCAATAGCCTTTTTCATTGCTTTTCGAAATGAAACCCTATTCTTTAATTGTCCGGCTATAAATTCGGCGAGAATATTAGGGTGTCCATAAGGGTTTGTAATTCTTGTAAGAGCAATGTTGAGTTTTCGGTTTACACAATTAATTTCTTTTTGTACATCTATCTGCAATTCTTCGATTCTTCGAGGCCCACCTTTACCTTCTAGTAATAATTTTGGGAATCCCATATAGATTATGACCTGAATCAAATCGATTCTTTTTTGAATCTTTATGCATGCAATTCCCTCAACACCAGAGGATATTTGAATATTTTTTTGTACATAATTCTTGATCCAATCTCGGATTTTTTGATCTTCTTGTAGCCCTTCGGAATAATTTTGTGGTTGTGCAAACCAAAGAGAATGATGACCTTGGGTTGCACCAAGTCTGAAACCAAGTGGATTTATTTTTTGTCCCATAATCTCCCAATACTATATATATCATGACACGTCATATCCGTGTACTTACTTATTTTTATTTCTCCATACGTTGCCTTTGAAGTATAATATGGCGTATTTTGCTCCTTTATACTTCCTTTTTTATACTTCCTTTACAGATATATCTTTTAATCCAATAGTTATATGAAAAGCGGGTCTTTTTATCGGATAACTACGCCCTCGAGCTCGAGGTTTTAATTTTTTCACAGTAGTACCCCTTCACGACTTCCGCTTTGCTAATGATTAAACTTGCTTCGTTTAAACCGACATTGTGAATAGCATTTGTTGCTGCAGAATAAACCAATTTAAAAATTGGATAACCCACTCGATAAGGCATAAGTTCGAGTCTCATACGTCTTTCTTCGTATAAACGTCCACAAATCTGATCAATTTCAATTACTCTTTCTGCTTTATTAGCAGACATACATATATGTTTACTTAAAGCGCATATATATTTCGGTATATGGATTCTTCTTTATCATAAGATTTGCCTCTCGCTAATAAACAATAAGCATCTATATTCACTTTTATTAACTACTCTTATTTTAACGACGAGATCTATTATCATTTTTTGCGTGTCCTCGGAAATTTATAGTAGGTACGAATTCCCCCAATTTATGGCCCACCATACGATCTGTTATATAAATAGGAAAATGTTCTTTTCCATTATGTATAGCAATAGTGTGGCCAATCATTATGGGTATAATGGTAGATGTTCGGGACCAAGTTATTATTATTTCTTTTTCCGCTTTTGTGTTAAGCTTATTTATTTTTCTTAATAAATGATTCGCTACAAAAGGATTTTTTTGTATTTTTAGTGAGCGTGTCATGTCACATTTAATAACTCCTATTTCTTTTTTTTTTGTAAAGACGAAGAAACAAATTCTATTTTCTCTCCTATCCTATTTACTACGGCGACGAAGAATCAAATTATCACTATATTTATTCCTTTTTCTACTTCTTCTTCCAAGTGCAGGATAACCCCAAGGGGTTGCGGGTTTTTTTCTACCAATTGGGGCCCTCCCTTCACCACCCCCATGGGGATGGTCTACAGGGTTCATAACTACTCCTCTTACTACAGGACGCTTACCTAGCCAACATTTAGATCCGGCTCTACCCAAACTTTTCTGGTTCACCCCAACATTACCCACTTGTCCGACTGTTGCTGAGCAGTTTTTGGATATCAAACGGACCTCCCCAGAAGGTAATTTTAATGTGGCCGATTTCCCCTCTTTTGCAATCAGTTTCGCTACAGCACCTGCTGCTCTAGCTAATTGTCCACCCTTTCCAAGTGTGATTTCTATGTTATGTATGGCCGTGCCTAAGGGCATATCGGTTGAAGTAGATTCTTCTTTTTGATCAAT is a window encoding:
- the rps3 gene encoding ribosomal protein S3; amino-acid sequence: MGQKINPLGFRLGATQGHHSLWFAQPQNYSEGLQEDQKIRDWIKNYVQKNIQISSGVEGIACIKIQKRIDLIQVIIYMGFPKLLLEGKGGPRRIEELQIDVQKEINCVNRKLNIALTRITNPYGHPNILAEFIAGQLKNRVSFRKAMKKAIELTEQAGTKGIQVQIAGRIDGKEIARVEWIREGRVPLQTIRAKIDYCSYAVGTIYGVLGIKIWIFVDEEA
- the rps19 gene encoding ribosomal protein S19; this translates as MTRSLKIQKNPFVANHLLRKINKLNTKAEKEIIITWSRTSTIIPIMIGHTIAIHNGKEHFPIYITDRMVGHKLGEFVPTINFRGHAKNDNRSRR
- the rpl2 gene encoding ribosomal protein L2; the encoded protein is MAIHLYKTSTPSTRNGAVDSQVKSNPRNNLIYGQHHCSKGRNARGIITAGHRGGGHKRLYRKIDFRRNEKDIYGRIVTIEYDPNRNAYICLIHYGDGEKRYILHPRGAIIGDTIVSGTEVPIKMGNALPLTDMPLGTAIHNIEITLGKGGQLARAAGAVAKLIAKEGKSATLKLPSGEVRLISKNCSATVGQVGNVGVNQKSLGRAGSKCWLGKRPVVRGVVMNPVDHPHGGGEGRAPIGRKKPATPWGYPALGRRSRKRNKYSDNLILRRRSK